The Streptomyces camelliae genome window below encodes:
- a CDS encoding TetR/AcrR family transcriptional regulator — MPTATTPVASRKVPRPRADALRNRERIVAAAREMLVEDGPHVSLDEIARRAGVGNATVYRNFPDREALVREVVCSVMDRTAEAAEVALAETGDAFAALERFVHASADERISALCPMIASTFDRHHPDLEASRERLERLVEEVMGRAKAAGQLRPDVGVGDVMIAVAQLSRPPAGTDCLRSDRFVHRHLQLFLDGLRAPARSALPGTAVTIEELRQA, encoded by the coding sequence GTGCCGACCGCGACCACCCCGGTAGCATCGCGCAAGGTCCCGCGGCCCCGGGCCGACGCCCTGCGCAACCGGGAGCGGATCGTCGCCGCCGCCCGGGAGATGCTCGTCGAGGACGGCCCGCATGTGTCCCTGGACGAGATCGCCCGCCGGGCCGGCGTCGGCAACGCCACGGTGTACCGCAACTTCCCCGACCGCGAGGCCCTCGTCCGCGAGGTGGTCTGCTCCGTCATGGACCGTACGGCCGAGGCGGCCGAGGTGGCCCTCGCCGAGACCGGGGACGCCTTCGCGGCGCTGGAGCGGTTCGTGCACGCCTCCGCCGACGAGCGGATAAGCGCGCTGTGCCCGATGATCGCCAGCACCTTCGACCGGCACCATCCCGACCTGGAGGCCTCCCGCGAGCGCCTGGAGCGGCTCGTCGAGGAGGTCATGGGCCGGGCCAAGGCGGCCGGGCAGCTCCGGCCGGACGTCGGCGTCGGCGATGTGATGATCGCGGTGGCGCAGCTGAGCAGGCCCCCGGCCGGCACGGACTGCCTGCGCAGCGACCGGTTCGTCCACCGTCATCTCCAGCTGTTCCTCGACGGCCTGCGGGCACCCGCCCGCTCCGCCCTGCCGGGTACGGCCGTGACCATCGAGGAGCT
- a CDS encoding M6 family metalloprotease domain-containing protein, translating to MAALAAVTALTLAVSTSAGTGHLPAPTTAGPIGLARSTALAPCMIHGGPDVQMTEGVPTPQGYARSTGTVHALTLMVDFSDAPGQGSAMDRFHEFFPQTQEWFRKASYGRLDYRPGTPITSWLRMPKPFRAYGIERGAPFDPGYRQLVRDIVAAADPHVDFRSYDILNVLVSPNAGPSALDTVLSVTFAGNGDAPVADGVPISNASFVYSRQDDGSGSYAHTGYRVLPHENGHTFGLPDLYTQEGGGAVGHWDIMSEDWGADNDLLGWHKWKLGWLDGSQVGCATTPGSADYLLTPLHTTGGGKLVIVPVDGHSSYALEVRTPGGNDEAICHPGVLVYKVDATVDTGRGPITVYDAHRNSGGCTHSPNVQAELSDAPFSPGETFKDPAHGISVQVVEKDEEGNYRVRVTRG from the coding sequence GTGGCCGCTCTCGCCGCGGTGACTGCGCTGACCCTCGCGGTCAGCACCTCGGCCGGGACCGGGCATCTGCCGGCGCCCACCACCGCCGGGCCCATCGGTCTGGCCCGCTCCACCGCCCTCGCGCCCTGCATGATCCACGGCGGTCCCGACGTGCAGATGACCGAGGGCGTCCCCACTCCGCAGGGCTACGCCCGCTCCACAGGCACGGTGCACGCCCTGACCCTGATGGTCGACTTCTCCGACGCGCCGGGCCAGGGCAGCGCGATGGACCGCTTCCACGAGTTCTTCCCGCAGACCCAGGAGTGGTTCCGTAAGGCGTCGTACGGCCGCCTGGACTACCGGCCGGGGACGCCGATCACGAGCTGGCTGCGGATGCCGAAACCCTTCCGGGCGTACGGCATAGAGCGCGGCGCACCCTTCGACCCCGGGTACCGGCAGCTGGTGCGGGACATCGTGGCCGCGGCCGACCCGCATGTGGACTTCCGCTCGTACGACATCCTCAACGTCCTGGTCAGCCCGAACGCCGGCCCGTCCGCGCTGGACACGGTGCTGTCGGTGACCTTCGCCGGCAACGGCGACGCCCCGGTCGCCGACGGCGTCCCCATCTCCAACGCGTCCTTCGTCTACTCCCGCCAGGACGACGGCTCCGGCTCGTACGCGCACACCGGCTACCGCGTCCTGCCCCACGAGAACGGCCACACCTTCGGCCTGCCCGACCTGTACACGCAGGAGGGCGGGGGCGCGGTCGGGCACTGGGACATCATGAGCGAGGACTGGGGGGCCGACAACGATCTGCTCGGCTGGCACAAGTGGAAACTGGGCTGGCTGGACGGCTCCCAGGTGGGCTGCGCGACGACTCCGGGCAGCGCCGATTACCTGCTGACGCCGCTGCACACGACGGGGGGCGGGAAACTGGTGATCGTGCCGGTCGACGGCCACAGCTCGTACGCGCTGGAGGTGCGCACCCCCGGCGGCAACGACGAGGCGATCTGCCACCCGGGCGTCCTTGTCTACAAGGTCGACGCGACGGTCGACACCGGCCGTGGGCCGATCACGGTCTACGACGCCCACCGCAACAGCGGCGGCTGCACCCACAGCCCCAACGTCCAGGCAGAACTCTCCGACGCTCCCTTCTCCCCCGGCGAAACCTTCAAGGACCCCGCGCACGGGATCAGCGTGCAGGTAGTGGAGAAGGACGAGGAGGGGAACTACCGAGTGCGAGTCACTCGGGGCTAG
- a CDS encoding IclR family transcriptional regulator domain-containing protein, with protein sequence MPANPALDAEGAAAAAAEGSVEVTGPPGEAVGPLMRGVGVLRRLTEAGGTLSPSALERATGLARSTVDRITATLARMGYVRLDARDVVLAPRVMELGNAYLAALRLPALLGAHADALADELDESVSLAVADLDGIRFIHQATRRRALSVSFRIGDLLPVERTAPGPLFATGWTEPDWARWRARRAADPQGTAFPAVPPQQTAGDDEAAFTERVERARRDGWALDDQLIEPGLVAVSVPVRDPATGRPVCVASVVSHTSRHSAADLRTSLLPRLRTAVAAMEADLRTAPPPEPGPPPSGLATWTTASKHELGRDFVESLARGLTVLTAFGAGRSALPLTEVSRATGLSRATARRALLTHEHLGLVRAHPDRTFTLTPRVLDLGFPPLSRTTLPHLAEPHLRALAARLHEPTAMALLTEDGTEIQYTAGAGTSRVLTVHITVGARLPATATSLGRVLLADNSPAFPEIRAQGYALADEELESGLRSIAVPVRDRAGRAVAAVCVATHAARRTLESCVTDVLPALHTTAAHIQTDLHTASRFTPIPPT encoded by the coding sequence ATGCCCGCGAACCCCGCACTGGACGCCGAAGGCGCTGCCGCCGCCGCTGCCGAGGGCTCTGTCGAGGTGACCGGCCCACCCGGGGAAGCGGTCGGGCCGCTGATGCGTGGGGTGGGGGTGCTGCGGCGGCTGACCGAGGCGGGCGGCACGCTGAGCCCGAGCGCGCTGGAGCGGGCCACCGGGCTCGCCCGGTCCACGGTCGACCGGATCACCGCGACCCTGGCCCGCATGGGCTACGTCCGCCTGGACGCCCGGGACGTCGTACTGGCTCCCCGCGTGATGGAGCTGGGCAACGCCTATCTGGCCGCCCTGCGCCTGCCCGCCCTGCTCGGCGCGCACGCCGACGCCCTCGCCGACGAACTGGACGAGTCGGTGTCCCTCGCGGTCGCCGACCTCGACGGCATCCGCTTCATCCACCAGGCCACCCGCCGCCGCGCGCTGTCGGTGAGCTTCCGCATCGGCGACCTCCTCCCCGTCGAACGCACCGCGCCCGGACCGCTGTTCGCGACCGGCTGGACCGAGCCGGACTGGGCACGCTGGCGCGCACGCCGGGCCGCGGACCCGCAGGGTACGGCCTTCCCCGCCGTACCGCCCCAGCAGACAGCCGGAGACGACGAGGCCGCTTTCACGGAGCGGGTGGAACGGGCCCGCCGGGACGGCTGGGCGCTGGACGACCAGCTGATCGAACCGGGGCTGGTCGCGGTCTCCGTACCGGTACGGGACCCGGCCACCGGCCGACCGGTGTGCGTGGCGAGCGTGGTCAGCCACACCAGCCGGCACTCGGCGGCCGACCTGCGCACCAGCCTCCTGCCCCGCCTGCGTACGGCGGTGGCGGCGATGGAGGCGGACCTGCGCACGGCACCGCCGCCCGAGCCGGGCCCACCACCGTCAGGCCTGGCAACCTGGACGACGGCGTCGAAGCACGAACTGGGCCGGGACTTCGTGGAGTCACTGGCCCGCGGCCTGACCGTACTGACCGCGTTCGGCGCGGGCCGCTCAGCCCTGCCGCTCACGGAGGTGTCTCGGGCGACGGGCCTGTCCCGGGCCACGGCCCGCCGCGCACTCCTCACACACGAACACCTGGGCCTGGTACGCGCGCACCCGGACCGCACCTTCACCCTCACCCCCCGCGTCCTCGACCTCGGCTTCCCGCCCCTCTCCCGTACGACACTCCCCCACCTGGCCGAACCCCACCTGCGCGCGCTGGCGGCCCGCCTGCACGAACCGACGGCGATGGCGCTTCTGACGGAAGACGGCACGGAGATCCAGTACACGGCCGGAGCGGGCACGAGCCGCGTCCTCACGGTCCACATCACGGTCGGCGCCCGCCTCCCCGCCACCGCGACCTCCCTCGGCCGCGTCCTCCTGGCCGACAACTCCCCCGCCTTCCCGGAGATCCGCGCGCAGGGCTACGCCCTCGCCGACGAGGAACTGGAGTCGGGCCTGCGCTCCATCGCCGTACCGGTACGGGACCGCGCGGGCCGAGCGGTCGCCGCGGTGTGCGTGGCCACCCACGCGGCCCGCCGCACCCTGGAGTCCTGCGTGACCGACGTCCTCCCCGCCCTCCACACCACCGCCGCCCACATCCAGACCGACCTCCACACCGCCTCCCGCTTCACCCCCATCCCCCCAACCTGA
- a CDS encoding tyrosine-type recombinase/integrase, which translates to MASQRKRNPNGAGTITKRKDGRFQCAVYVLQPDGTRARKFAYGKTWAECDAKRRELLDKVDQGVPVPTKSAKLSEWLPYWLDNVIKPRRKLSTFDKYEAHVRLYLVPLLGAKRLESLGVADVRRFLVRLEKDTTAATAKESHRVLRSALSSACREELITRNVAKLVEPPRTDTPELHPWTLDETLDFLAASRKDPLYAAFVLAIAMGLRRGEIVGLRWSDVDLDSRVLYVRHQVQRRRGVLYDDDPKSRRRRAVPLPALCIAPLRWQRMRQAASRAKAGEKWQGSDYVFATRTGRPVEPRNLYRSFTRVAESAGLRVIRLHDARHGTATLLTAAGVAPRVVMEILGHSQISITMDVYTHVVQDTQREAMSHMDRLLRRRPGRQ; encoded by the coding sequence ATGGCCAGTCAGCGCAAGCGCAACCCGAACGGCGCCGGCACCATCACCAAGCGCAAGGACGGCCGCTTTCAGTGCGCGGTCTACGTGCTCCAGCCGGACGGCACCCGCGCCCGCAAGTTCGCCTACGGCAAGACCTGGGCGGAGTGCGACGCCAAACGCCGTGAACTGCTCGACAAGGTGGACCAGGGCGTGCCCGTGCCCACCAAGTCAGCCAAGCTCTCGGAGTGGCTGCCGTACTGGCTGGACAACGTCATCAAGCCCCGTCGGAAGCTCAGCACCTTCGACAAGTACGAGGCACACGTCCGCCTCTACCTGGTGCCGCTCCTCGGGGCCAAGCGACTCGAATCACTCGGCGTCGCCGACGTCCGCCGGTTCCTCGTGCGCCTGGAGAAGGACACCACCGCCGCAACCGCCAAGGAATCACACCGAGTTCTGCGCTCCGCTCTGTCCTCCGCGTGCCGCGAAGAACTGATCACGCGCAACGTGGCCAAGCTCGTTGAGCCGCCCCGCACGGACACACCCGAGCTTCACCCCTGGACTCTGGACGAGACGCTCGACTTCCTTGCCGCCTCCCGCAAGGACCCGCTCTACGCGGCCTTCGTGCTCGCCATCGCCATGGGCCTCCGTCGGGGAGAGATCGTCGGCCTCCGCTGGTCGGACGTCGACCTCGACAGCCGCGTCCTCTACGTCCGTCATCAGGTCCAGCGTCGCCGTGGCGTCCTGTACGACGACGACCCCAAGAGCCGCCGTCGCCGTGCCGTCCCGCTGCCCGCCCTCTGCATCGCGCCCCTGCGCTGGCAGCGCATGCGGCAGGCAGCCTCCCGTGCCAAGGCGGGGGAGAAGTGGCAGGGGTCGGACTACGTCTTCGCCACCCGGACCGGTCGGCCCGTCGAGCCGCGCAACCTCTACCGCTCCTTCACCCGCGTCGCCGAGTCCGCCGGCCTCCGCGTCATTCGCCTCCACGACGCCCGTCACGGCACCGCCACACTCCTCACGGCGGCCGGAGTCGCGCCCCGCGTCGTGATGGAGATCCTCGGCCACTCCCAGATCAGCATCACCATGGACGTCTACACCCACGTCGTCCAGGACACCCAGCGCGAGGCCATGAGCCACATGGACCGGCTGCTGCGGAGGCGCCCCGGTCGTCAGTGA
- a CDS encoding helix-turn-helix domain-containing protein gives MTTVTAELLTVPEVMTRLKLGRSKVYDLIRSHRLVSIKIDGARRIPIDAVRDFVLGQMEEAA, from the coding sequence ATGACCACCGTCACCGCCGAACTCCTGACCGTGCCGGAAGTCATGACTCGGCTGAAGCTCGGACGCTCCAAGGTCTACGACCTCATCCGGTCGCACCGCCTCGTCTCGATCAAGATTGACGGCGCCCGGCGGATCCCCATTGACGCGGTCCGGGACTTCGTCCTCGGCCAGATGGAGGAGGCTGCCTGA